One genomic region from Quercus robur chromosome 4, dhQueRobu3.1, whole genome shotgun sequence encodes:
- the LOC126722677 gene encoding uncharacterized protein LOC126722677 has product MGETGDDSKTLRELFSPITTNPPSCIVLPATTAAHFELKPQIIHLLPTFHGLDREDPYMHVKDFLEICATCKFQNFTDDSVRLRLFPFSLKDKAKAWLNFLSPGSITSWELLVTKFLSKFFPMAKTNALRREIADFYQDEQEKFYESWERFKDLILKCPHHGFETWRLVQYFYNGLTQTNRNMIESMNGGGFLSLVDDEAYKFLENFSESSQQWDFSNRKERCAPAIKKGGLYEVSEDLDIKARLDNLTRKVEALALGRGMNSVNQVQSETCSICASPMHTTQMCPSAAGYPDFYAEQANALNNYGKPFASPFSETYNPNWRNHPNFSWRQSQPPTNVGGQQVHQQSQFRPPTQAYPPIPQSTPQFVAPPRPQSSLEESLKTFMQSTSQAIQEIKSSTHLNTQAISKLENQVGQLATQVGEREKGKFPSQPIPNPKGQYAINGSSSSTHAQEHVQSITTLRSGKQVDNQVKMPEVEDDENIVLKEKGTHSSQDDHREKKGNSTSIPIQDLSSPLDRRFVPKAPFPQSLISPQKSAQFGDILEVFKQVQINIPFLDVIQQVPAYAKFLKDLVTMKRKTNVPKKAFLTEQVSSIIQNKYPVKCKDPGSPTISCRIGDHLIERALLDLGASVNLMPYSVYLQLGLGELKPTTMTLQLADRSMKIPRGIVEDVLIKVDAFYFPVDFVVLDTEPALNARTQIHVILGRPFLATSNALINCRSGVMKISFGNMTVELNIFDISKQVLDNEDICEVNMIGSLVHDTFLQSSCEDPPNACLTRFDCNSDTEKSIEEVNALLDSIPLLSIDSWQPKVIHLPLSSSPFPSIVEPPKLGDFWEHQLISILQEHKEAIGWKIADIKGISAFVVMQRIHLEDTTKVSQHVFDPADI; this is encoded by the exons ATGGGAGAAACTGGAGATGATTCAAAAACTCTTAGGGAGTTGTTCTCACCCATAACCACCAACCCTCCATCTTGCATAGTATTGCCTGCAACCACTGCTGCACATTTTGAGTTGAAACCACAGATAATCCACCTTCTTCCTACTTTTCATGGATTGGATAGAGAAGATCCTTATATGCATGTGAAGGATTTTCTTGAGATTTGTGCTACTTGTAAGTTTCAGAATTTCACTGATGACTCAGTTCGCTTGCGtttattccctttttccttGAAGGATAAGGCAAAAGCATGGCTTAATTTTTTGTCACCTGGATCTATCACTTCATGGGAACTGTTGGTCACAAAATTCCTCTCTAAATTTTTCCCAATGGCCAAGACCAATGCTTTGAGGAGAGAAATTGCAGATTTTTATCAGGATGAACAAGAGAAATTTTATGAGAGTTGGGAGAGATTTAAGGACTTGATCTTAAAGTGTCCCCATCATGGTTTTGAAACATGGAGACtagtacaatatttttataatggttTGACTCAGACAAATCGTAACATGATTGAGTCCATGAATGGTGGTGGATTTTTGAGTCTTGTAGATGATGAGGCATACaaatttcttgagaattttTCTGAAAGTTCACAACAATGGGATTTTTCCAATCGTAAAGAGAGATGTGCTCCTGCAATTAAGAAAGGAGGATTGTATGAAGTCAGTGAAGATTTAGACATAAAAGCTAGGTTGGACAATCTCACTCGTAAGGTTGAAGCTTTAGCTTTAGGTAGAGGGATGAATTCTGTCAATCAAGTTCAAAGTGAAACATGCTCTATTTGTGCTAGTCCTATGCATACAACACAAATGTGTCCTTCTGCAGCTGGGTACCCTGATTTTTATGCTGAGCAAGCAAATGCACTGAATAATTATGGAAAACCATTTGCTAGTCCATTTTCAGAGACATACAATCCAAATTGGAGGAACCATCCTAATTTCTCATGGAGGCAAAGTCAGCCTCCCACAAATGTAGGTGGACAACAAGTGCATCAACAAAGTCAATTTCGTCCACCTACTCAAGCATATCCTCCCATTCCTCAATCAACACCTCAGTTTGTAGCACCACCAAGACCACAATCATCTTTGGAGGAGTCTCTCAAAACTTTCATGCAATCAACTAGCCAAGCCATTCAAGAGATAAAAAGTTCCACCCATTTGAATACTCAAGCTATTTCGAAGTTGGAAAATCAAGTTGGCCAGTTAGCAACCCAAGTTGGAGAGAGGGAAAAAGGAAAGTTTCCTAGTCAACCTATACCTAACCCAAAAGGACAGTATGCAATTAATGGTTCTTCTAGTTCTACTCATGCACAAGAACATGTTCAGTCTATTACTACCCTTAGGTCTGGTAAGCAAGTTGATAATCAAGTGAAAATGCCAGAAGTGGAGgatgatgaaaatattgtgttaaAGGAAAAGGGAACTCATAGTTCACAGGATGATCATAGAGAAAAGAAGGGCAACTCAACCTCAATTCCAATTCAGGATCTTAGTTCTCCCCTTGATAGGAGGTTTGTTCCTAAAGCTCCATTCCCTCAAAGTTTAATCAGTCCCCAGAAAAGTGCACAATTTGGAgatattttagaggtttttaaGCAAGTGCAAATAAACATTCCATTTCTTGATGTAATTCAGCAAGTTCCTGCTTATGCCAAATTTCTAAAAGATCTTGTGACAATGAAGAGAAAGACAAATGTCCCTAAAAAGGCATTTTTGACAGAGCAAGTCAGTTCAATCATTCAGAATAAATATCCAGTGAAATGTAAGGACCCTGGATCTCCTACAATTTCATGCAGGATTGGGGATCATCTCATTGAGCGAGCTTTGCTAGATTTGGGGGCAAGTGTGAACCTAATGCCATATTCAGTATACTTACAGCTAGGTTTGGGGGAGTTGAAACCCACAACCATGACACTTCAATTAGCTGATAGGTCTATGAAAATCCCTAGAGGTATTGTTGAGGATGTGCTGATTAAGGTGGATGCGTTCTATTTTCCTGTTGATTTTGTTGTGTTAGACACTGAGCCTGCTCTAAATGCCCGTACACAAATCCATGTCATTTTGGGTCGCCCTTTCTTAGCCACATCCAATGCTTTGATCAATTGTCGGAGTGGTGTGATGAAGATTTCTTTTGGGAATATGACTGTTGAGCTTAATATTTTTGACATAAGTAAGCAAGTACTAGACAATGAGGATATATGTGAGGTTAACATGATTGGGAGCCTAGTCCATGATACTTTCCTACAATCAAGTTGTGAGGATCCCCCAAACGCTTGCTTAACCCGTTTTGATTGCAATTCGGATACTGAAAAATCAATTGAGGAGGTCAATGCGTTGTTGGATTCTATTCCTCTCTTAAGTATTGATAGCTGGCAGCCAAAAGTGATCCATCTTCCACTTTCTTCATCCCCATTCCCATCTATTGTAGAACCACCAAAGTTGGGTGACTTTTGGGAACACCAATTGATAAGTATACTTCAAGAGCATAAGGAAGCTATAGGTTGGAAAATTGCTGATATTAAAGGTATTAGTGCTTTTGTGGTTATGCAAAGAATTCACTTGGAAGACACTACAAAAGTGTCTCAACATGTTTTTGACCCAG CTGATATTTga